The Denticeps clupeoides chromosome 1, fDenClu1.1, whole genome shotgun sequence genome segment TGGACAGCAAGCAAGTGGAGCTGGCCCTGTGGGACACGGCAGGGCAGGAAGACTACGACCGCCTGCGGCCCCTGTCCTACCCGGACACCGACGTGATCCTCATGTGCTTCTCCGTGGACAGCCCGGACTCGCTGGAGAACATCCCCGAGAAGTGGGTGCCCGAGGTCAAGCACTTCTGCCCGAACGTGCCCATCATCCTGGTCGCCAACAAAAAGGACTTGCGCAACGACGAGAACGTGCGCAACGAGCTGGCCCGGATGAAGCAGGAGCCGGTGAAGACCGAGGACGGGCGGGCCATGGCCGTGCGCATAGGCGCGTACGACTAC includes the following:
- the LOC114797768 gene encoding rho-related GTP-binding protein RhoB is translated as MAAIRKKLVVVGDGACGKTCLLIVFSKDEFPEVYVPTVFENYVADIEVDSKQVELALWDTAGQEDYDRLRPLSYPDTDVILMCFSVDSPDSLENIPEKWVPEVKHFCPNVPIILVANKKDLRNDENVRNELARMKQEPVKTEDGRAMAVRIGAYDYLECSARTKDGVREVFETATRAALQKRSRPAGGCVNCCKLL